Proteins found in one Ananas comosus cultivar F153 unplaced genomic scaffold, ASM154086v1, whole genome shotgun sequence genomic segment:
- the LOC109705852 gene encoding replication protein A 70 kDa DNA-binding subunit B-like: MEFVLFDQLTLQQQRSKIKTRVCRLWESTIPKQKNEIISLECLLIDEKGSSMQDVLGSIATICPISYTYVGHELTPIRNMEIKDLEDNTFPVTLWDKFAMEFDENIIYEKEAAGPVVIIFASMSVRMYKEKLYLSTCSASRFYINLDIPEVTTFRNTLDRSQLPIAPIKHIEAAQQLTISPYEQMLKNRKTVAELLALNPMEAENTNYTCQAKLVEIDTTYKWWYKACYDCKGEVKDYDGTFWCNQCGKNDQSPVPWYKLNAIVADETSSANFTIFGKTAQDLIRVPAQQLAIAINSNKFILPPIIKNVLHGEF; the protein is encoded by the exons ATGGAATTTGTGCTATTCGATCAGCTGACACTACAACAACAACGAAGTAAAATCAAAACTAGAGTTTGTAGGTTATGGGAATCAACgataccaaaacaaaaaaatgaaataatcaGTTTGGAATGTCTTCTCATAGATGAAAAG GGAAGTTCTATGCAAG ATGTGCTGGGAAGTATTGCTACTATTTGTCCTATTTCTTATACATATGTTGGTCATGAGCTTACTCCAATAAGAAATATGGAGATAAAAGATTTAGA GGATAATACTTTTCCAGTGACTTTATGGGACAAATTTGCTATGgaatttgatgaaaatataatttacgaAAAAGAAGCTGCTGGACCGGTTGTAATTATTTTCGCAAGTATGAGCGTGCGAATGTATAAAG AGAAGCTATATCTGTCGACATGTTCAGCATCAAGGTTTTACATTAATTTGGACATACCAGAAGTTACAACATTTCGAAATACATTGGATAG AAGCCAACTACCTATTGCACCAATTAAACATATTGAAGCGGCACAACAACTAACTATTAGCCCATATGAACAAATGCTTAAGAATCGTAAAACTGTTGCTGAATTACTTGCATTAAATCCAATGGAAGCTGAG aaTACGAATTATACCTGTCAAGCTAAATTAGTAGAAATTGATACGACATATAAGTGGTGGTACAAGGCCTGCTATGATTGTAAAGGAGAAGTAAAAGATTATGATGGTACTTTTTGGTGTAATCAATGTGGAAAAAATGATCAGTCACCTGTACCATG gtACAAGTTAAATGCCATTGTTGCGGATGAGACCAGTTCAGCGAACTTCACTATTTTTGGCAAAACGGCGCAAGATTTGATACGAGTCCCTGCTCAACAACTTGCTATTGCAatcaattcaaataaatttatactaCCTCCTATTATTAAAAATGTT TTACATGGAGAGTTCTGA